The Salarias fasciatus chromosome 12, fSalaFa1.1, whole genome shotgun sequence DNA segment GGGCTGTCAGATGATTTCTCTGTACTTACTATTGAGACAAGACCAAAGTACCAGAAGTGTGCCCTGAGACCCAGAGGGGAAACACAGAaagggacagacggacggacaaaACACAGAAGGAAAGAGCACAACAGGTACAGCAGGTACACAGACAGATGGATTTCTTTATAGAGGACTGAAATGTGGcacaaataaatcacacaagACATTCATCAAACATTTTGACTTAACCAGCGACAGCAGCTCCAGATTCAGCTGAGGCTCCATTGTTTTTAGCCGTCCAGCAGGTGCTACCCTGACCCGTTAagtcaaaatgtctttttgaaatttcataaatacacacaaatacaatgtgACGCTCCATGTTACTCCTGGTGACAGAGGGAGGAGTTTAAGTCTCCCTACTGGGTCATGTGAACaactaaaatgaaataagaTCATCCTTTATTCGTTCCACAATGGGGAACGTTCGCATGTGATCTACACAGAACAATGACAACAACCCAAAGTGTGCGCTCAGTCGGAAACAGTTTTAGTTAAAGATCTGATTGAAGTTAATGGTTTGAGTGTTGAAAACCCAGGACTGAACCTCAGTTTCTGCAGGAAGGGGTTGAAACTGGTCCGTTCTGGGGAATGCTGCAAAGAATTGACTGAACGAGTCATCAAAACTatactttttttgtctttatatcATAACAATACATAATTTAAAACTCAACAAAAGGCCACTATGTCTCTACCTCAATGATTTTGTGAATTAATTCTATTCAAGCGCCACCTGGTGTTCACACTGGAAAACAATGAATGTGGTCAGAAAATCATGAAGCAAAAAAACTACCTCTGCAACTGACAGTTTGCTGGTTTGAAACCCGCTGTCCAGGCTCTCGTGTGCTAGTTCAAAGGACAGAAACCAGCTGAAGCAaaaaaagtatctgtctatttAGCCGTTAAAAGCTTTGAGGGTGTCAACAAAACTCCAACCCCTTTAATTTCAATAACAAACTGAATCTGCAGGTGTTGGTTTGGTTGAATCTGAGGAGTAACATGGCTGTCGGTGAGTCTCTAAAGCATGAGCGGAGCAGAAGCGGCTCCCGGGGAGCGGAGGGCAAGCCGGGCTGACGGGCGGCGCTCGGCCAGGCCTCACctgccagaggaggagggggagggtggCCGGGCGGGGAGCCCTTTGTGGGGGACGTGGCGGGGGAGGACTCCTGCTCGTTTGCCACCTCCTCCCCTGCTTCCACAgagacgcacgcacacacacacacacacacacagtgagggaCAGTGAGGGGTTAGTGCACGAGACGTGTGAGGCTCAGAGAGGTGAACGCAGtcaacgccacacacacacacacacacatacacacacacacaccacacacacacgtggtggTATTCACTGGAGGGTGCTGTGTGTAACAACTTCACTTCAATAACAATCAAAAAATGAGGAGCCgcaaaaaaacactcagaccTTCACGAATATAGATTCAAATAAATTTAGAGTAAGTTCGATGCTTTAAATTGTTACACACAACACTTTCAGGAACGTTagaaaaaagtgtaaaacacaATAAGAAACCACACTGCTGGAAATATGCCCTCCTGTGACAATagcaagtgaaaaaaaatgcacaaacaaacatgaacgGGGCTGAAGAGGAGAAGTTTAACTCAAAATTATTCACTCACTTTGTCAAATCTTAAATTCCAGGCTACAGTTCATATGATATATAAGCACAAGTGTGCTGAAGTTTATCTTTGTTTTCCATTAATTTATCTAATTGACTGTGAAGGCAGCATCCTGGTCTGCATCccttcacacacagcaggggtTGGTTTAGTTATTATAGGCTggctggagaagctggagcGGGCGAGCGGggcagcagtgggtggagcagggggaggTCATACCGTTGGTCCCTCcgtcctgcttcctctgcaccTCCTTGCGGtattcctccagctcctggtctgtCAGCTGGTTGAACGGATTTGGCGGTTCTGGCTCCGGAGGGAGTTTAGGGGGGCTGACGGGGGACTGGATGACGAGCAGAACAGAAAATCACTGCTTTTAACATCAATCCATCAACAATTTGATCCACTTTATCCCACTAAGGCTGATGTGAGGATGGAACTGACCTCAACTATGgggaaagaaagaacagaaggAAAAAGTACTGTTGGTTGTGAGCAAGAAGGCAATCACTGACAGCTTGGCTGAACCCAGTGTATGAAGCATTATGGCAGCCAGTGATAAGGTTAAAGCCTGTGAAACCCACACAATTCATTcaaacctttaaaaaagaagatATTTTACCGGAGGACTGTCTTCTGTTATGACACTGGCCAGGACTTGAGACTGCGGTCCGGCTGTTTTCATGTCCTGACGGTTCTGCTGTCGgatctgagcagagagagagagagagagagagagagagagagagagagatggagaggaaataaatacagttttagTAATATTTTGGATGTGCATGACTGTATTTAAGAGGGGCAGAATACTGAGTCAGAGGGTGGAAGCGCCACCTTGTTCCGGGTCTCGATCACCTCCTGAGGGTTGGTGAAAAGAGGCACAAACTGGTTCGGGTTCTCGATCTTGATGGCCGTGCTGCCAGCTTGAGTCACCTCTTCTGCTTTCAACCACTGCAGGACGGAAAACCCACAGCGGAGGTCAACGACAGACGACAGCAAGCATAACGGTTTACAGACGTCAGGGAAAAAGTTGAGTTGTTTCTCTTTAAAGTAACTATTTAGATCCATTTCTTCTCATGTTTGACGAGACGTACGGCTGAATCGTGttcagccagcagagggcagactCTACACTGCAGTGGCCATAAAGAGTTGGTGGGCTTCCCTCTGCaatgcagaggagagagagagagagagcgagagagagagagagagagagggtggatgGTGGGAGggactgaggaggagagaaaacagcgGCCAAGCTCCTCCCTCTGATGGAGGACAAcagctctcatgttgttttcctctctgaaagCCTCGTCGTCCGAGCCGCTCTGCTCAGCCTCCCCCCGAGGCAGGTGGGAAACAGCCTCCAGATGAATCACAGGGGGACCTGCTGACTCTGGACTTATGAAAACCCTGATTTCATGCACAATGCGCCGCTGTTAAAAGGCTGCGGCTCGCTGATCCATGCCTTGCTCTCTTCTGCCGCCTCCTTGCATCATGTGCAAAACAGGAGCTTCAATAAGCTCAAACATCTGAGTCTTTCTCCCCTCAGAGCTCATTTTGGGCACATCTGAATCCCGCTGCATCCTAACTGGCAAAGTCTCCCAATCTTCTGGGTTGATATGTGAGATATTTCTTTACATTTGCACATTTAGAGCAGATTTCCCCCCATGTTCCCCCCCGCAGGCTCACGGTGGTGCGCTGGTGTCCCGGGCTGGCCTGCTCCTGGTTGACCTTCTGGTAGGTGTTGGGGGTGTTGAGCCACCGGGTCCGCTCCTGCTGCTGGCGCTGGGCGAACGGGTGCTGCCTCAGCGCCGGGTGGATCCCGTCGTCGTCGAACTGGTGGAAGGCCGTGGCGGTCGCCggcacctccacctcccgccGTGTCCTGGATCGCTCCAGCAGCACCGGGAAGCGGTAGGCGTAGCCCGTACGGTAGCCCTGGAACACATtctgagtcagtgtgtgtgtgtgtgtgtgtggtcgtgaTGGTCAGTTCGTGTTGATGCCTTCctcatgaataaatgaagctgaGCTGACCCTTGTAGGACTGCAGAGGTGGTTGACTGAATAATCACGACTTCACTTTGAACACAGAAGAGCAGGTTTTATGTTATTGTGCACCAAATTCAAAATATCAGCCTTCAGAAAACACAAGattggtggaaaataagtatctAGTATTTACATCTCGtataataatcacattttaatccatTTATCACTGCTAAATGATTAACAAGGGACTGACTCTACCATCTGGAAAGAGTGCAAAGTATTACTAATAATACTTATataatgcttttttaaaaaatcaactGTACGTAGTGAATAATATATTTGTAATAGTAAACTAGTAATATATGCATCATGTAGTCGGTATATTTTAAGactatatattatttatttgatgaaatatttataGATTTGATGCTGCAAAAACTCACAAGATACATTTTCTTAATGACTTTGCACGATAAATTTGCATTTACTTGCATGCTAGctgtaaaataataaattcaTGTTAATTGCTAACTAGAAAGAACAGCTCATATCGTTCGATAAAACTGATCTGCACAGTAACGTGGATATTTCCATTTTGAAACTATCTTTCCTGAAAACTGAGGGGGTGAAAAGCAGAGGAAACGGCGAGCCAGTGATGGAAAAGCTTCGGCACTTCATCCTCATTAGTATGCAAAAACCTTCTCGAGTGCCCATGAATCTTAACAATGTTAATCTGTCATATTGGTGTCAGAAATACTGGGAAGAGGCGTTTAAAAACAGGGTGGCAAACAGGAGATATGAATAGTAGTAGCGCTAATCGGTACGTTGACAAATACTATTGAGCAATGCTGTTTAACGGATGAGATTTATTTTGCAGTCAGtgttctgttctgctgttctttACCAGGTTGTCCAGAGTTCTCATGAGGGCTTCGAACTCGTGCTCCCCGACGCGGCTCTTGTGCAGCGGGCCGAATGTGGAGCCGGCCCAGCCCACGGTGCCGGCCGGGGTGGGCTTGTGGACGGCCCGGTCCAGCATGATCAGGTTGTGCTCTCCACCGGCGGAACACAACGCCGACACctgagagaagaagacaggTTCGAGTCCAGAAACAAACCGACCCGGGAAATCAGCACAAGGCACGGCCACAACAAGCTGTCTTCCTGTAGCTGCTGAGGGTGGAGGGAAAATGACGTCCTCTGTACCTCTGACTGTTGACCTTCCGGACACATGTCCGCTGCTATAGGATTACCGCAGCGCCGCTTTGGCACACGGCGCTCCTGTAACGTATCGTGCTGCAGTGCAGGGCCGCCGGCTGAATTACAGCGGGAAGGGTGCCAAGAGACGGGCGAGCGTCCCGGTGTCACAGCGGCCAGATTTACGTTTCATGCACACGACGGCTTGTCGGCGTGCGCTACCTGGATCTGGCAGGCGGACTGGATGTGGTAGATGGTGTAGAAGGCCTCCTCCACAGACTCCCCCAGCGCCACGATGCCGTGGTTCCTCAGCACCAGGACCTGCGATTCACCACAAAGCCAGCGTTACTTCTGCAAATCACTGGTCTGAGCAGGGAGACGCGGGCCGGGCCTCAGTAATGAATCCAGCGCCAGGCCACGCCACCTTCATTATGCAGGCTTAGCGCCGGTCTCCCATGACGCGCTCACCTTACAGGTGGGCCCTAAGctcttctgcagctccactcggtcctcctcctcctccatgactCCGTTGTAGTCATAATAGGCCACGTCGCCCACCAGCAGGGCCTCGTGGGACAGAGGCAGGAGGCCACGCTTCATGGCCGAGACCTGCGGGGAGGGAGCCGTCAGTCACGGCGGCAAAGGTCATGGCGAGGGCGAGAAGACAGCCTCATGTCATCACAGGTCAAACAGAAGAGGACGAAACTGGCGCTGCGACGTCTTCGTCATGCTGAGGGACGGTTGTGTGCAGTCACAGCGCATCGTCGTGTCTCCTCCAAACAAAGCAGGGCAGATCTGCTAGCGAACGCCGCCATCGACCGGGGCTGACTCACCGCGGCCGTGGCCGGCGTGTGGAGGTGAAACAGACACCGGACGTCCGGCCGGGCCGAGTAGATGGCAGAATGCAGGCTGAACTTCTCCGTGTCCACTCCCAGGCCGGTGCTGCCCTTCTCCACCACCTCGCCCAGGATGTTCACCTTCACCtgtccgacacacacacacacacacacacatctgtgtgtttCTACAGCCCGGTGCTCAGTGCGCATGTCAGAGGTCAAGTCACTCAACCTGAGGAAACTATTACAATCAGACTGAACGACGAGTAGCTCAaactaaagtgtgtgtggccCTGATCTGGACTCACCAGGCTGGATCCCGTCACCTCGCTGTAGGCCAGGCCGTCCGGAAGCACCAGGAAGTGTTCCTGCTCTTTACTCACACGCAGCTGTCGGGAGAGAACAGTGAGAACGTCGGCAGGTAGAAAAAAACGCCACAGCTCATTAAACCCTCCTCGTGTCCTTCcaaaggagcagcagaggagaaacaACAAGAGATGACGGAGCGCAGGAATGCAGATTTCTATCAGCTAGAGGGATTAATCAGGGCGTGCAGACTGACGGTGAGGCAGGTGTGGCTGATCTGGGCCCAGCCGTACAGGTCGAACAGGCGGTGGGTGCTGGCCAGCTTGCAGCGCATCAGCCTCTCGCCCTTCGCCATGCTGCCGGGATCCCAGCCGTGCAGGTCGTTGATGGGCGTCACCATCATCATGTCTGACAGAGAGGAAAACCAGACCGGGTCAATCAGGACAGCAGTGCTCGTTTTCTCCTGTTCTTAGAGAATGAGGACCTTTTATTGGGTTTGCTCGTTCTGTgcctgctcttcttctgctttttatttgcaCCAGATTGTGTTCTGTGATCAGACGTGCACTACGTTTCACCAGAGCTTCAGTCCTGAATGTACATCGGAACATCACTGGAGCATCATGCGGGCCACTTaatggtccacgggccttatgttttgCAGCGCTACACCACACTACGGATAACTTTATAGCAGTTCACCATGAAACTGGTTTTTCATTCTCGTTTCTGCCCACTGTAAACACAGCTCACACGTACTGGAGGGAGAGACCGGCAGGGCCGCCGGGGAGCCGTGAGACGCCATGAAGTCCGCCAGCTGCCTCAGCGCCCACAGGTTGGAGGAGCTGCCGCCCTTCTTCATCTGCTCCTGGATCAGCACGTCCAGCTCCTCCCGGAAAGACTGCAACGCAAACCACATTATGACACTTTTCATTGCAGCCTTTTAATGCTGCTTTCTTCTACAAACTGAAAGTGACGAAGGGTCCCAGGAGCTCTGAACACGAGCGCCGATTAACTCGCACTCCTCCAATAACGGGGCAGAGGCTGACTAAACGTATTAACTGACTCAGTCTCATCCATTCGGCCCTTTCACGTTCATGACGCACAGCCGGGCCGCCCAGGAGCGTCTGGGAGCAGATTGACCGTCGATCAGGAGATAATCACGTCTGAAGCATCGCTGGGCCTCACCGGActctggaggaggctggagatgCGCTTCTTGTGCGGCGGCCCGGAGCCGGGGGTGGAGTGCTGGGGCGACGGGGGGCCCTCGGGGACGCCGTCGCTGGGGCTGCGCTGCACCGGGGTGCCTTTCGGAGTGGGAGACGTACTCATCTTCGACTGCTCAGCACGGGGTGTCGTACAACCGGGAGTGGGCGGGCACAACTGGAAGGAAACACAGAAAGTAAACAATACTGTGGAGTAATTACAGTTTTTAGACAACACGTGTTTTTCTCCAagcacttcagtgttttcaccttCCACCTTCATGTCCgatctcaacatgaagctgatATCAGTGAAACCTTCTCAGCCACTTTCATGATTCATTTCACCAACAGCGAAAAGACGCAACACatcagaaaaatacacaaaattaaCATAACCGTGTTACCTGACATGACTGCATGTTTCAACATGGTGGAAAGTCGATGAAATCTGcagaaaagtcacatttcatgACTGTTGCTGCATCTTTTTCCATCATTTCAGGGCTTCCTTTATGAACATCACTCATTGCATCAGTAAGTTGCTCCTAATCCTTCTATATATTTCAATAACAGGCTTTACATATCTAAGTTATGTCAAATAACCCATGAATAATCTATGCTTATTAatcatataaataaaaaaatatgcaaatttgGTCAAACACAGGAGTGCTTATTGTTCTTACGAGAGACGGACACAGTTTTCACATCCTGTGTTTGAGTCGAGCTTCAGATGGGTGGACAAAGACAGCAAAAGGCTTACGTGACTGAAAAGGGGAAATATTTTTAGTGTATCGATGCACAATGCATTTTTTGTCAGTCATTGCACATTGTTTGTACATGATTCAACATGAATCACTGTTTTGAGTGAGACACTAATGTATCCTCTAAATAGAAACAAAACGTTGGCTTTATATGAAACACCATATGTGACGTATCAGTGTTCAGCCGCTCACCTTCTGCTCATTCACGATCAATAAACTGTTCCCTACAGCTGCTTTATTCCTTTCAGTTCACCTCTGAATCATCCTCACTGAGGTTAAAACAAAGTCAGCTTgaagagaaaatagaaaaacctAGCGTCAAACGGTTATCTGTAAAAGTTTTCCTTCTCTGTTACTCGTCATGCCTGAGTGTGCAGCCGCGCGAAACACTGATAAACAACTGTTCCTTCCTGTGTCTATTATCAATACCTTGTTGTTAGATGTTCCATGTACGCAGAAGCCACCAATAGTTGTGtccttgattaaaaatgaacTTACCAAGACTCGTAAATTGATaacatttaattttattatgcATTTATTGATATTTAACTATACGAGTTATTGTGAATTCTCTGCTGTGTGGAGCTTGTGTGGATTAATAGAGTATAATACACGTTACTTCTTTGGGCTCAGTGTTTCCTTTAAACCTGTTCGACCCATCCTGTCACTGGGACGCGTGCTTCTCACAGTCATTACCGACTTCACAGCCATATTCTAAGTAAATCTTGTGAACAGTCCGAGGTTAAGAAGAAAGGCCGCACACGTGATCAAATATCAAATGATGATTCtgcattatttatcattttGCCATCCGATCCTGTCACTGGAGACCGACAGCGCTCTCGTCCAGATCAGGTGGTGAGCAGCTGAGAAGTCAACCAGAAAGCTGTCTTACCTGCTCTCACAGCTGAACGAACCCACCGGCGCCAACAACTGAGCTTCCTAACAAAACCGCCCGTATCCAGGGCTGCACGTCACGTCTGGATCGGCTGTATGGAGACGAAGCACATTCCCCTCACACACCAGGATGCCGTATTCCTCTGGGCCCCGGCCGGTGGAAGTGCAGACCTCCAGAAGATGCAGCATTAAGCAGTAAGAGCTCGCATGCAGGCGTCGGCGTCGGCGTCAGAACCACTAACAGGAAGTTAGAAAGTGATCCGGCTCAGTAATTGGAGAAAAGACTAAAGGGTTACCGTAAGGATCCTCAGGAAAGAGGCGGCCCCTCCCCTCCTGAAACCCACTgaactcactcacacacactctgctgcggGGAGCAGATAAGGTCCCGAGCACGCCACGCCCTCCCTCCCCTGCCACAGCTGCCTAACCGACTCATTTATCCCGACATTACGGCCATTTGCATAACCAGAGCCGACTCTCAGCGCCGCCCTCCgtgttttcacctttttgaCATCCACACCCCAAAGACGCAGACAGACGTGGCCTCGCCTCCTCGCTCGGTGTGGATGACTCCTGCTCTCCGGGGGCCGCCGGGCCCCAGCTGCTGACGGGGTTCAGACAGAAGACCCCCCTCTCCAGGGAGAGTCCTAATGATccgggtcggggggggggggggggggggggggggacgaggaGCTGTGCTTCCTCCTGTT contains these protein-coding regions:
- the add2 gene encoding beta-adducin isoform X3; this encodes MSTSPTPKGTPVQRSPSDGVPEGPPSPQHSTPGSGPPHKKRISSLLQSPSFREELDVLIQEQMKKGGSSSNLWALRQLADFMASHGSPAALPVSPSNMMMVTPINDLHGWDPGSMAKGERLMRCKLASTHRLFDLYGWAQISHTCLTLRVSKEQEHFLVLPDGLAYSEVTGSSLVKVNILGEVVEKGSTGLGVDTEKFSLHSAIYSARPDVRCLFHLHTPATAAVSAMKRGLLPLSHEALLVGDVAYYDYNGVMEEEEDRVELQKSLGPTCKVLVLRNHGIVALGESVEEAFYTIYHIQSACQIQVSALCSAGGEHNLIMLDRAVHKPTPAGTVGWAGSTFGPLHKSRVGEHEFEALMRTLDNLGYRTGYAYRFPVLLERSRTRREVEVPATATAFHQFDDDGIHPALRQHPFAQRQQQERTRWLNTPNTYQKVNQEQASPGHQRTTWLKAEEVTQAGSTAIKIENPNQFVPLFTNPQEVIETRNKIRQQNRQDMKTAGPQSQVLASVITEDSPPSPVSPPKLPPEPEPPNPFNQLTDQELEEYRKEVQRKQDGGTNGEEVANEQESSPATSPTKGSPPGHPPPPPLAGHTSGTLVLSQ
- the add2 gene encoding beta-adducin isoform X4 translates to MSTSPTPKGTPVQRSPSDGVPEGPPSPQHSTPGSGPPHKKRISSLLQSPSFREELDVLIQEQMKKGGSSSNLWALRQLADFMASHGSPAALPVSPSNMMMVTPINDLHGWDPGSMAKGERLMRCKLASTHRLFDLYGWAQISHTCLTLRVSKEQEHFLVLPDGLAYSEVTGSSLVKVNILGEVVEKGSTGLGVDTEKFSLHSAIYSARPDVRCLFHLHTPATAAVSAMKRGLLPLSHEALLVGDVAYYDYNGVMEEEEDRVELQKSLGPTCKVLVLRNHGIVALGESVEEAFYTIYHIQSACQIQVSALCSAGGEHNLIMLDRAVHKPTPAGTVGWAGSTFGPLHKSRVGEHEFEALMRTLDNLGYRTGYAYRFPVLLERSRTRREVEVPATATAFHQFDDDGIHPALRQHPFAQRQQQERTRWLNTPNTYQKVNQEQASPGHQRTTWLKAEEVTQAGSTAIKIENPNQFVPLFTNPQEVIETRNKIRQQNRQDMKTAGPQSQVLASVITEDSPPSPVSPPKLPPEPEPPNPFNQLTDQELEEYRKEVQRKQDGGTNGHTSGTLVLSQ
- the add2 gene encoding beta-adducin isoform X1 produces the protein MSTSPTPKGTPVQRSPSDGVPEGPPSPQHSTPGSGPPHKKRISSLLQSPSFREELDVLIQEQMKKGGSSSNLWALRQLADFMASHGSPAALPVSPSNMMMVTPINDLHGWDPGSMAKGERLMRCKLASTHRLFDLYGWAQISHTCLTLRVSKEQEHFLVLPDGLAYSEVTGSSLVKVNILGEVVEKGSTGLGVDTEKFSLHSAIYSARPDVRCLFHLHTPATAAVSAMKRGLLPLSHEALLVGDVAYYDYNGVMEEEEDRVELQKSLGPTCKVLVLRNHGIVALGESVEEAFYTIYHIQSACQIQVSALCSAGGEHNLIMLDRAVHKPTPAGTVGWAGSTFGPLHKSRVGEHEFEALMRTLDNLGYRTGYAYRFPVLLERSRTRREVEVPATATAFHQFDDDGIHPALRQHPFAQRQQQERTRWLNTPNTYQKVNQEQASPGHQRTTWLKAEEVTQAGSTAIKIENPNQFVPLFTNPQEVIETRNKIRQQNRQDMKTAGPQSQVLASVITEDSPPSPVSPPKLPPEPEPPNPFNQLTDQELEEYRKEVQRKQDGGTNGEEVANEQESSPATSPTKGSPPGHPPPPPLADEAETDSPAIQNGGEEEKQTTEELEKGMKALSTNDTSSTPAPLPIKPQGGTPEGSPSKSPSKKKKKFKPPSFLKKSKKQKEKAET
- the add2 gene encoding beta-adducin isoform X2; translation: MSTSPTPKGTPVQRSPSDGVPEGPPSPQHSTPGSGPPHKKRISSLLQSPSFREELDVLIQEQMKKGGSSSNLWALRQLADFMASHGSPAALPVSPSNMMMVTPINDLHGWDPGSMAKGERLMRCKLASTHRLFDLYGWAQISHTCLTLRVSKEQEHFLVLPDGLAYSEVTGSSLVKVNILGEVVEKGSTGLGVDTEKFSLHSAIYSARPDVRCLFHLHTPATAAVSAMKRGLLPLSHEALLVGDVAYYDYNGVMEEEEDRVELQKSLGPTCKVLVLRNHGIVALGESVEEAFYTIYHIQSACQIQVSALCSAGGEHNLIMLDRAVHKPTPAGTVGWAGSTFGPLHKSRVGEHEFEALMRTLDNLGYRTGYAYRFPVLLERSRTRREVEVPATATAFHQFDDDGIHPALRQHPFAQRQQQERTRWLNTPNTYQKVNQEQASPGHQRTTWLKAEEVTQAGSTAIKIENPNQFVPLFTNPQEVIETRNKIRQQNRQDMKTAGPQSQVLASVITEDSPPSPVSPPKLPPEPEPPNPFNQLTDQELEEYRKEVQRKQDGGTNDEAETDSPAIQNGGEEEKQTTEELEKGMKALSTNDTSSTPAPLPIKPQGGTPEGSPSKSPSKKKKKFKPPSFLKKSKKQKEKAET